One window from the genome of Dermochelys coriacea isolate rDerCor1 chromosome 19, rDerCor1.pri.v4, whole genome shotgun sequence encodes:
- the CCDC28B gene encoding coiled-coil domain-containing protein 28B, whose product MEDKKKKRSPKPGLAQPVSSSALRKLPVPTSKSTTFSLGLPHLPSPKQRAKFKRVNKEKSRLPQPGGSGGAALGAPLQHSFLTDVSDVYEMEGGLLNLLNDFHSGKLQAFGKECSFEQLEHVREMQEKLARLHFSLDVYVEELSEDQKKTVADRNLDQLLTNLEELSNSIQKLHLAENPDLEDAATA is encoded by the exons ATGGAagacaagaagaagaagaggagtcCAAAGCCTGGCTTAGCTCAGCCTGTGTCATCCAGTGCTCTGCGCAAGCTGCCCGTCCCCACCAGCAAAAGCACCACCTTCTCTCTGGGGCTGCCTCACCTGCCCTCACCAAAGCAACGGGCCAAGTTCAAAAG GGTGAACAAAGAGAAATCTCGTTTGCCTCAGCCTGGGGGTAGTGGGGGCGCGGCACTGGGGGCCCCTCTGCAGCACTCCTTCCTGACTGACGTCTCGGACGTTTATGAGATGGAGGGGGGGCTGCTGAACCTACTCAACGACTTCCACTCGGGCAAACTGCAGGCCTTTG GAAAGGAGTGCTCCTTCGAGCAGCTGGAGCACGTCCGGGAGATGCAGGAGAAGCTGGCGCGCCTGCACTTCAGCCTGGATGTCTACGTGGAGGAGCTCTCTGAGGACCAGAAGAAGACAGTGGCAGATAGGAACCTAGATCAGCTGCTAACGAAT TTGGAAGAGCTCAGCAACTCCAT CCAAAAACTGCATCTAGCGGAGAATCCAGACCTGGAGGACGCTGCCACTGCCTAG